In Halodesulfovibrio sp. MK-HDV, a single window of DNA contains:
- a CDS encoding tetratricopeptide repeat protein has translation MKMLQSLTAVLTTIGLCLCTYAPALATPEPLAPVPFSHTVKINYGHSLTQQAATVIAEAFALHGAFIRASRWIEYRQETALRSSKSPALSVREEAIVATQLYKFHRSKIFRTKDIDGNYINVEVTVSPIKQFDEKRLLALKPTSCSAIHEAMFMAEEGYLQDFSAKVFGDKQKTYLLNLESKTQFFFDNLANRLRALKAYRKLVPEYDQGLWKNPKQMLEKVNLLLRSAPNEPILLHAKGSILFQLKDTVEAIRYYNDAIDLEPDLTVALHDRGTAYVRANLAYMAIVDYDKAILLSPDNPHLYISHGSADLVLKDYISMCVNYRKGCELGFCKELNWGIARGMCKR, from the coding sequence ATGAAAATGCTTCAATCTCTTACTGCTGTTCTTACGACAATAGGCTTGTGCCTCTGCACCTATGCGCCAGCGCTTGCTACACCAGAGCCGCTTGCTCCTGTGCCTTTTTCGCATACAGTAAAAATCAACTATGGCCACTCGCTTACCCAGCAGGCAGCCACAGTCATTGCTGAAGCGTTTGCACTGCACGGAGCATTCATTCGTGCATCCCGATGGATTGAATATCGGCAAGAAACTGCATTGAGATCAAGTAAGTCGCCAGCACTGTCAGTAAGGGAAGAGGCCATTGTCGCAACCCAGCTCTACAAGTTTCATCGATCAAAAATATTCCGGACTAAGGACATAGATGGCAACTACATTAACGTAGAGGTCACGGTTTCCCCAATCAAACAGTTCGATGAAAAAAGGTTGCTTGCACTTAAACCGACAAGTTGTTCAGCAATTCATGAAGCCATGTTCATGGCAGAAGAAGGCTACCTGCAAGATTTTTCGGCAAAAGTTTTTGGCGACAAGCAGAAAACCTATTTGCTTAATCTTGAGTCAAAAACACAGTTCTTTTTTGACAATCTCGCAAACAGGCTACGCGCTCTTAAAGCGTACAGAAAGCTCGTTCCAGAATACGATCAGGGACTCTGGAAAAATCCAAAGCAAATGCTTGAAAAAGTAAACCTGCTTCTGCGATCTGCTCCAAATGAGCCAATCCTTCTGCATGCAAAAGGAAGCATCCTTTTTCAGCTGAAAGATACCGTCGAAGCTATTCGTTACTACAATGACGCCATTGATCTGGAACCAGACCTCACTGTGGCATTGCACGACAGAGGCACAGCGTACGTACGGGCAAATCTCGCGTACATGGCGATCGTAGATTACGACAAAGCCATCTTGCTATCGCCCGACAATCCACATCTTTACATCTCGCACGGTTCAGCAGATCTTGTGCTCAAAGATTACATCTCTATGTGCGTAAATTACCGCAAAGGATGTGAACTAGGTTTTTGTAAAGAATTGAATTGGGGCATCGCCCGTGGAATGTGTAAGCGGTAG